One part of the Astatotilapia calliptera chromosome 9, fAstCal1.2, whole genome shotgun sequence genome encodes these proteins:
- the zeb1b gene encoding zinc finger E-box-binding homeobox 1b isoform X1 — MADGPRCKRRKQPNPKRTNVTNYNNVVEAGSDSDDEDKLHIVEEEGSLADGADCESTLPEDEHPREHCWDRVKEDCVSDGEDDVSTDALVEEMLQQGDTAVIYPEAPDDEPQRQGTPDTGIHDENGTPDSFSQLLTCPYCARGYKRYSSLKEHIKYRHEKTEESFSCPECNYSFAYRAQLERHMTVHKSARDQRHITQSGGNRKFKCTECGKAFKYKHHLKEHLRIHSGEKPYECSNCKKRFSHSGSYSSHISSKKCISVISVNGRSRLGNAKTQSQGQSPGLSTPPSVLRTQIREKLEHSKPLQEQLPLNQIKTEPVDYEYKPTVISSPTVTAMNGGVFGGGAAAPLQGTVQAVVLPTVGLVSPISINLADLQNALKVAVDGNVIRQVLENNAKGQVNSGLTTGTLHTPQQQLISAISLPIVGQDGNAKIIINYNLDPNQGQLTAHNLKKEPEPMSPAQTTTNTFKSQKLPEDLTIRGNRANETKEKEEKTTKTCLLCDNCPGGLDALHALKHCKKDCLKLNGAGLDRSDSTIAALLSDGGLCSQPKNLLSLLKAYFALNAEPTKDELAKISDSVSLPVSVVKKWFEKMQEGQISLGAPTPPSEEEDTCESNSVVSLVPGKDKATIIPPVTQDSPTEATPAEINGTHSSPASPSPLNLTAGGPGPAKKTQSTEGPLDLSLPKPARDEAERAANKTCLYPSPSSGSANMDEPLNLTCTKKEALPLSAMGTCPTALYASQPSAKSLDIVTTMQCLRALATNNKQTILIPQLAYTYTTTANSPAGTETHETIHLNGVKEDRQDTGSEGVSTVEEQNDSDSGPPRKKMKKTDSGMYACDLCDKIFQKSSSLLRHKYEHTGKRPHECGICSKAFKHKHHLIEHMRLHSGEKPYQCDKCGKRFSHSGSYSQHMNHRYSYCKKETQSQAGGRESPEEDGETQIDMEVLSGAQRQLLAPSQLDSDERGSSTREDEESEEEEEEEGVVDMDDIQVVQIGDEGGEEEDEPEERNEEEMKRVAVEEGGEEEKSETGEEEADTGQEDGLGSVQEETNVEEEKAMETEGSSPEAETEGGLSEREGGEVAEESQSETNRNEVCEDEKQTPREKGD, encoded by the exons TGAAGGAGGATTGTGTTTCGGATGGCGAGGATGATGTGAGCACAGACGCCCTCGTAGAGGAGATGCTCCAGCAGGGAGACACAGCCGTCATCTACCCAGAAGCCCCGGACGACGAGCCTCAGCGCCAGGGCACTCCCGATACCGGCATCCACGACGAGAATG GAACTCCGGATTCATTCTCTCAGCTGCTCACCTGTCCGTACTGTGCACGGGGCTACAAGCGCTACAGCTCTCTGAAGGAGCACATCAAGTACAGGCACGAGAAGACGGAGGAAAGCTTCAGCTGCCCCGAGTGCAACTACAGCTTCGCCTACCGCGCCCAGCTGGAGAGGCACATGACGGTCCACAAGAGTGCACGAGATCAG AGACACATCACACAGTCGGGAGGCAATCGTAAATTCAAGTGCACTGAATGTGGCAAAGCATTTAAATACAAGCACCATCTGAAGGAGCACCTACGCATTCACAGCG GAGAGAAACCCTATGAGTGCTCCAACTGCAAGAAGCGCTTCTCCCACTCGGGCTCATATAGCTCCCACATCAGCAGTAAGAAGTGCATCAGCGTCATCTCAGTTAACGGCAGATCGCGCCTAGGAAACGCCAAAACCCAGAGCCAGGGTCAGTCACCAGGACTTTCAACACCACCCTCGGTCCTCCGCACTCAGATTAGGGAGAAGCTGGAGCACAGCAAGCCCCTGCAGGAGCAGCTGCCGCTAAACCAGATCAAGACAGAACCTGTAGACTACGAGTACAAGCCAACAGTGATATCGTCCCCGACTGTGACCGCCATGAATGGCGGCGTTTTCGGCGGAGGAGCTGCAGCTCCTCTGCAGGGCACAGTGCAAGCTGTGGTCCTACCCACTGTGGGGCTGGTATCGCCCATCAGCATCAATCTGGCAGACCTGCAGAATGCGCTCAAAGTGGCGGTGGATGGTAATGTCATCCGTCAGGTGCTAGAAAACAATGCCAAAGGCCAGGTGAACTCGGGGCTAACCACTGGAACGCTTCACACCCCACAACAGCAACTCATCTCAGCCATCAGTCTGCCAATAGTGGGTCAGGATGGAAATGCAAAAATCATTATCAACTACAATTTGGACCCCAACCAGGGTCAGCTAACAGCCCATAATCTAAAGAAAGAGCCAGAGCCTATGTCACCAGCTCAAACCACCACCAACACGTTCAAGTCCCAGAAACTCCCAGAAGATCTGACTATCAGAGGCAACAGGGCCAatgagacaaaagaaaaagaggagaagacCACTAAGACTTGTCTCCTGTGTGACAACTGTCCCGGTGGGCTGGATGCACTCCACGCCCTAAAGCACTGCAAGAAGGATTGTCTCAAACTGAATGGCGCAGGCCTGGATAGGTCCGATTCTACTATTGCTGCCCTGCTGTCAGACGGAGGTCTCTGCAGCCAGCCCAAGAACCTGCTGTCACTGCTCAAGGCCTACTTTGCCTTAAACGCAGAGCCCACCAAGGATGAGCTGGCCAAGATCTCTGACTCGGTCAGCCTCCCGGTCTCTGTGGTAAAGAAGTGGTTTGAAAAAATGCAGGAGGGTCAGATATCTCTGGGTGCCCCAACACCTCCctcagaggaagaggacacTTGTGAATCTAACAGCGTGGTGTCTCTGGTCCCAGGGAAGGACAAAGCCACTATAATTCCTCCTGTGACCCAGGACAGCCCAACAGAAGCTACCCCAGCAGAGATCAACGGCACTCACAGCTCGCCGGCCTCCCCTTCGCCACTAAATCTGACAGCCGGAGGTCCTGGCCCAGCGAAGAAAACCCAGAGCACCGAGGGACCCCTAGACCTATCGCTGCCGAAGCCAGCCAGAGATGAAGCAGAGAGAGCGGCCAATAAAACCTGCCTTTACCCCTCCCCTTCCTCTGGCTCCGCCAACATGGACGAACCCCTAAACTTAACTTGCACAAAGAAAGAGGCATTGCCACTCTCAGCCATGGGCACCTGCCCCACCGCACTGTACGCCAGCCAGCCAAGTGCCAAATCTCTTGACATCGTCACCACAATGCAATGCCTAAGAGCACTAGCCACCAACAACAAACAGACTATCTTGATCCCCCAGCTGGCTTACACCTATACCACTACAGCAAACAGCCCCGCAGGGACCGAAACGCACGAAACCATCCACCTCAACGGAGTCAAG GAGGACAGGCAAGACACGGGTTCAGAGGGTGTTTCCACAGTCGAGGAGCAGAACGACTCAGACTCGGGCCCTCcgaggaagaagatgaagaagacgGATAGCGGCATGTACGCCTGCGACCTGTGCGACAAGATCTTCCAAAAGAGCAGCTCGCTCCTGAGGCACAAATACGAACACACAG GGAAGCGACCTCACGAGTGCGGCATCTGCAGCAAGgccttcaaacacaaacaccactTGATCGAACATATGCGGCTCCACTCGGGGGAGAAGCCGTACCAGTGCGACAAGTGTGGCAAGCGTTTCTCCCACTCGGGCTCCTACTCCCAGCACATGAACCACCGCTACTCCTACTGCAAGAAGGAGACGCAGAGCCAAGCGGGAGGGCGGGAGAGCCCGGAGGAGGACGGCGAGACCCAGATCGACATGGAGGTCCTGAGCGGGGCACAGAGACAGCTCCTGGCCCCGTCCCAGCTGGACTCAGATGAGCGAGGGAGCAGCACCAGAGAGGAtgaggagagcgaggaggaggaggaggaggaaggcgtGGTGGACATGGATGATATCCAGGTGGTGCAGATAGGGGACGAAGGAGGGGAAGAGGAGGACGAGCCAGAGGAGCGGAATGAGGAGGAAATGAAGAGAGTAGCGGTggaagagggaggagaggaggaaaaaagcgAGACAGGAGAAGAGGAGGCTGACACCGGACAGGAGGATGGGCTCGGGAGCGTTCAGGAAGAAACCAAcgtggaggaggagaaggcgATGGAAACTGAAGGAAGCTCCCCTGAAGCTGAAACTGAAGGTGGCCTGAgcgaaagagaaggaggagaggtCGCAGAGGAGAGTCAAAGCGAAACAAACAGGAACGAGGTTTGTGAAGATGAGAAGCAGACGCCACGGGAGAAAGGAGACTAA
- the zeb1b gene encoding zinc finger E-box-binding homeobox 1b isoform X2, with translation MADGPRCKRRKQPNPKRTNVTNYNNVVEAGSDSDDEDKLHIVEEEGSLADGADCESTLPEDEHPREHCWDRVKEDCVSDGEDDVSTDALVEEMLQQGDTAVIYPEAPDDEPQRQGTPDTGIHDENGTPDSFSQLLTCPYCARGYKRYSSLKEHIKYRHEKTEESFSCPECNYSFAYRAQLERHMTVHKSARDQRHITQSGGNRKFKCTECGKAFKYKHHLKEHLRIHSGEKPYECSNCKKRFSHSGSYSSHISSKKCISVISVNGRSRLGNAKTQSQGQSPGLSTPPSVLRTQIREKLEHSKPLQEQLPLNQIKTEPVDYEYKPTVISSPTVTAMNGGVFGGGAAAPLQGTVQAVVLPTVGLVSPISINLADLQNALKVAVDGNVIRQVLENNAKGQVNSGLTTGTLHTPQQQLISAISLPIVGQDGNAKIIINYNLDPNQGQLTAHNLKKEPEPMSPAQTTTNTFKSQKLPEDLTIRGNRANETKEKEEKTTKTCLLCDNCPGGLDALHALKHCKKDCLKLNGAGLDRSDSTIAALLSDGGLCSQPKNLLSLLKAYFALNAEPTKDELAKISDSVSLPVSVVKKWFEKMQEGQISLGAPTPPSEEEDTCESNSVVSLVPGKDKATIIPPVTQDSPTEATPAEINGTHSSPASPSPLNLTAGGPGPAKKTQSTEGPLDLSLPKPARDEAERAANKTCLYPSPSSGSANMDEPLNLTCTKKEALPLSAMGTCPTALYASQPSAKSLDIVTTMQCLRALATNNKQTILIPQLAYTYTTTANSPAGTETHETIHLNGVKDRQDTGSEGVSTVEEQNDSDSGPPRKKMKKTDSGMYACDLCDKIFQKSSSLLRHKYEHTGKRPHECGICSKAFKHKHHLIEHMRLHSGEKPYQCDKCGKRFSHSGSYSQHMNHRYSYCKKETQSQAGGRESPEEDGETQIDMEVLSGAQRQLLAPSQLDSDERGSSTREDEESEEEEEEEGVVDMDDIQVVQIGDEGGEEEDEPEERNEEEMKRVAVEEGGEEEKSETGEEEADTGQEDGLGSVQEETNVEEEKAMETEGSSPEAETEGGLSEREGGEVAEESQSETNRNEVCEDEKQTPREKGD, from the exons TGAAGGAGGATTGTGTTTCGGATGGCGAGGATGATGTGAGCACAGACGCCCTCGTAGAGGAGATGCTCCAGCAGGGAGACACAGCCGTCATCTACCCAGAAGCCCCGGACGACGAGCCTCAGCGCCAGGGCACTCCCGATACCGGCATCCACGACGAGAATG GAACTCCGGATTCATTCTCTCAGCTGCTCACCTGTCCGTACTGTGCACGGGGCTACAAGCGCTACAGCTCTCTGAAGGAGCACATCAAGTACAGGCACGAGAAGACGGAGGAAAGCTTCAGCTGCCCCGAGTGCAACTACAGCTTCGCCTACCGCGCCCAGCTGGAGAGGCACATGACGGTCCACAAGAGTGCACGAGATCAG AGACACATCACACAGTCGGGAGGCAATCGTAAATTCAAGTGCACTGAATGTGGCAAAGCATTTAAATACAAGCACCATCTGAAGGAGCACCTACGCATTCACAGCG GAGAGAAACCCTATGAGTGCTCCAACTGCAAGAAGCGCTTCTCCCACTCGGGCTCATATAGCTCCCACATCAGCAGTAAGAAGTGCATCAGCGTCATCTCAGTTAACGGCAGATCGCGCCTAGGAAACGCCAAAACCCAGAGCCAGGGTCAGTCACCAGGACTTTCAACACCACCCTCGGTCCTCCGCACTCAGATTAGGGAGAAGCTGGAGCACAGCAAGCCCCTGCAGGAGCAGCTGCCGCTAAACCAGATCAAGACAGAACCTGTAGACTACGAGTACAAGCCAACAGTGATATCGTCCCCGACTGTGACCGCCATGAATGGCGGCGTTTTCGGCGGAGGAGCTGCAGCTCCTCTGCAGGGCACAGTGCAAGCTGTGGTCCTACCCACTGTGGGGCTGGTATCGCCCATCAGCATCAATCTGGCAGACCTGCAGAATGCGCTCAAAGTGGCGGTGGATGGTAATGTCATCCGTCAGGTGCTAGAAAACAATGCCAAAGGCCAGGTGAACTCGGGGCTAACCACTGGAACGCTTCACACCCCACAACAGCAACTCATCTCAGCCATCAGTCTGCCAATAGTGGGTCAGGATGGAAATGCAAAAATCATTATCAACTACAATTTGGACCCCAACCAGGGTCAGCTAACAGCCCATAATCTAAAGAAAGAGCCAGAGCCTATGTCACCAGCTCAAACCACCACCAACACGTTCAAGTCCCAGAAACTCCCAGAAGATCTGACTATCAGAGGCAACAGGGCCAatgagacaaaagaaaaagaggagaagacCACTAAGACTTGTCTCCTGTGTGACAACTGTCCCGGTGGGCTGGATGCACTCCACGCCCTAAAGCACTGCAAGAAGGATTGTCTCAAACTGAATGGCGCAGGCCTGGATAGGTCCGATTCTACTATTGCTGCCCTGCTGTCAGACGGAGGTCTCTGCAGCCAGCCCAAGAACCTGCTGTCACTGCTCAAGGCCTACTTTGCCTTAAACGCAGAGCCCACCAAGGATGAGCTGGCCAAGATCTCTGACTCGGTCAGCCTCCCGGTCTCTGTGGTAAAGAAGTGGTTTGAAAAAATGCAGGAGGGTCAGATATCTCTGGGTGCCCCAACACCTCCctcagaggaagaggacacTTGTGAATCTAACAGCGTGGTGTCTCTGGTCCCAGGGAAGGACAAAGCCACTATAATTCCTCCTGTGACCCAGGACAGCCCAACAGAAGCTACCCCAGCAGAGATCAACGGCACTCACAGCTCGCCGGCCTCCCCTTCGCCACTAAATCTGACAGCCGGAGGTCCTGGCCCAGCGAAGAAAACCCAGAGCACCGAGGGACCCCTAGACCTATCGCTGCCGAAGCCAGCCAGAGATGAAGCAGAGAGAGCGGCCAATAAAACCTGCCTTTACCCCTCCCCTTCCTCTGGCTCCGCCAACATGGACGAACCCCTAAACTTAACTTGCACAAAGAAAGAGGCATTGCCACTCTCAGCCATGGGCACCTGCCCCACCGCACTGTACGCCAGCCAGCCAAGTGCCAAATCTCTTGACATCGTCACCACAATGCAATGCCTAAGAGCACTAGCCACCAACAACAAACAGACTATCTTGATCCCCCAGCTGGCTTACACCTATACCACTACAGCAAACAGCCCCGCAGGGACCGAAACGCACGAAACCATCCACCTCAACGGAGTCAAG GACAGGCAAGACACGGGTTCAGAGGGTGTTTCCACAGTCGAGGAGCAGAACGACTCAGACTCGGGCCCTCcgaggaagaagatgaagaagacgGATAGCGGCATGTACGCCTGCGACCTGTGCGACAAGATCTTCCAAAAGAGCAGCTCGCTCCTGAGGCACAAATACGAACACACAG GGAAGCGACCTCACGAGTGCGGCATCTGCAGCAAGgccttcaaacacaaacaccactTGATCGAACATATGCGGCTCCACTCGGGGGAGAAGCCGTACCAGTGCGACAAGTGTGGCAAGCGTTTCTCCCACTCGGGCTCCTACTCCCAGCACATGAACCACCGCTACTCCTACTGCAAGAAGGAGACGCAGAGCCAAGCGGGAGGGCGGGAGAGCCCGGAGGAGGACGGCGAGACCCAGATCGACATGGAGGTCCTGAGCGGGGCACAGAGACAGCTCCTGGCCCCGTCCCAGCTGGACTCAGATGAGCGAGGGAGCAGCACCAGAGAGGAtgaggagagcgaggaggaggaggaggaggaaggcgtGGTGGACATGGATGATATCCAGGTGGTGCAGATAGGGGACGAAGGAGGGGAAGAGGAGGACGAGCCAGAGGAGCGGAATGAGGAGGAAATGAAGAGAGTAGCGGTggaagagggaggagaggaggaaaaaagcgAGACAGGAGAAGAGGAGGCTGACACCGGACAGGAGGATGGGCTCGGGAGCGTTCAGGAAGAAACCAAcgtggaggaggagaaggcgATGGAAACTGAAGGAAGCTCCCCTGAAGCTGAAACTGAAGGTGGCCTGAgcgaaagagaaggaggagaggtCGCAGAGGAGAGTCAAAGCGAAACAAACAGGAACGAGGTTTGTGAAGATGAGAAGCAGACGCCACGGGAGAAAGGAGACTAA